The genomic DNA AGAACGCCCTAAGCTTTTGCTACCCATCGGCGGCGAGTCGCTGCTGCGGCGGGCAGTCCGGCTGGCGCAGTCCGCCCGGTGCGCGCCCGTCATCGTCGTTCTCGGCCGGCATGGCGAAACCTACCGCGACCACCTTGCCGGAGCGGGTGTTCACCTGGTGGACAACCCTGAGTGGGCGGAAGGGATCGGCGCATCGCTACGCCGTGGGGTGGCAGCCCTGCCACCGAACCAGCCACCGGACGCCACATTTTTGGTGCTTGCCCCGGATCAGCCACGGGTCACAACCGACCACCTATTGGCGCTTCAGGCGACGCTCCAAGCACAGCCGACCGCAACGGCAGTGGCTTCGGCTTATGCCGGAACCATCGGCGTGCCGGTGCTGTTCCGCGACACATGGCGGGCGCGCCTGGCATCCGCTGGAGGCGAGGTTGGCGCGCGGCGGCATTTGCAACGATACTTGAATGAAGTCGTGGCGTTGCCATTCCCAGAAGGCGTGAACGATATTGATACCGAAGCAGACTACGCGGCGATCGCCGGTCAATGATGGGTAAGCCCTATGTCGCCTCCATCCCCCAAATCCTTACCCATCCAGGCCGGACTGGTTGTTGGTGACTATCGGCTTGAAGCGCCACTGACGGCCGATCTTGGGGAC from Chloracidobacterium validum includes the following:
- a CDS encoding nucleotidyltransferase family protein; protein product: MTLLAAPPPCAAIVLAAGAARRMGERPKLLLPIGGESLLRRAVRLAQSARCAPVIVVLGRHGETYRDHLAGAGVHLVDNPEWAEGIGASLRRGVAALPPNQPPDATFLVLAPDQPRVTTDHLLALQATLQAQPTATAVASAYAGTIGVPVLFRDTWRARLASAGGEVGARRHLQRYLNEVVALPFPEGVNDIDTEADYAAIAGQ